In Janibacter sp. CX7, a single genomic region encodes these proteins:
- a CDS encoding ABC transporter substrate-binding protein, with product MRRAHVALFASLALGAGALTACGSDSLDGTDAGGGGETSAKEVKVDDAVAKLVPEDVKSKGTLNIGSDASYAPNEFLGDDGKTVEGMDVELFDAAAAKMGLKTSWKNASFDSLILGVSSDKYDVAVSSFTINDERKKQVNMISYFDAGTQWVTAKGNPGKVDPKDPCGATVGVQKGTVQFDELEALNKKCDDKIKIVVEQEQSKVTASLVSGKTEAMAADSPISLYAVKQQGEELEALGDIYDSAPYGIVVPKDQKEFGEAIAAAFESMKKDGTYEQILKDWGNESGGIDEFSVNP from the coding sequence ATGCGCCGTGCACACGTCGCTCTCTTCGCCTCGCTCGCCCTCGGTGCGGGCGCCCTGACCGCGTGCGGGTCGGACTCGCTCGACGGGACCGACGCCGGCGGGGGTGGCGAGACCTCGGCCAAGGAGGTCAAGGTCGACGACGCCGTCGCGAAGCTCGTGCCCGAGGACGTCAAGAGCAAGGGCACGCTCAACATCGGCTCCGACGCCTCCTACGCGCCCAACGAGTTCCTCGGTGACGACGGCAAGACCGTCGAGGGCATGGACGTCGAGCTCTTCGACGCCGCCGCCGCCAAGATGGGCCTGAAGACGTCGTGGAAGAACGCCTCCTTCGACTCGCTGATCCTCGGCGTCAGCTCCGACAAGTACGACGTCGCGGTCAGCTCCTTCACGATCAACGACGAGCGCAAGAAGCAGGTCAACATGATCAGCTACTTCGACGCCGGCACCCAGTGGGTCACCGCCAAGGGCAACCCGGGCAAGGTCGACCCCAAGGACCCGTGCGGCGCGACCGTCGGCGTGCAGAAGGGCACCGTCCAGTTCGACGAGCTCGAGGCGCTCAACAAGAAGTGCGACGACAAGATCAAGATCGTCGTCGAGCAGGAGCAGTCCAAGGTGACCGCGAGCCTCGTCTCCGGCAAGACCGAGGCCATGGCGGCCGACTCCCCGATCAGCCTCTACGCCGTCAAGCAGCAGGGCGAGGAGCTCGAGGCCCTCGGTGACATCTACGACTCGGCCCCCTACGGCATCGTCGTCCCGAAGGACCAGAAGGAGTTCGGCGAGGCCATCGCCGCCGCCTTCGAGTCCATGAAGAAGGACGGCACCTACGAGCAGATCCTCAAGGACTGGGGCAACGAGTCCGGCGGCATCGACGAGTTCTCCGTCAACCCCTGA
- a CDS encoding alkaline phosphatase, with product MTLSRRHVLAGGLAAGTATIIATPASASTLTAAGPVRTSPFALGVASGDPTPTGVVLWTRLAVDPLAPDGKGGMPGRDITVQWEVADNDRMHRPVARGAVPARAADAHSVHVEVEGLRSGREYWYRFRVDGHLSPVGRTRTAPRRDEMPASLAMSAASCANWEAGFFTAYRYLADDVPDLVLHLGDYQYEGKGTTNPAAPRVHAGDETVTLEGYRLRHAQYKTDPDLQTAHAIAPWLVVWDDHEVDNNWAGGVPQDTKAPEWNDTPERFLARRANAFRAYYENMPLRRSSIPRGSDMQIYRRLGWGRLASFHMLDTRQYRDDQACDDGWDTNCEAALDPSRTITGAAQEQWLREGLSRSGARWDFLGQQVFFAQRDGKVEQDLLHTSNDAWDGYVGSRDRVTRAWVDAGVRNPVVLTGDVHKHWAADIRTDYADPDSPVVGTELVASSITSGGNGNATWSDPIMAWNPHLKFSGDQRGYVRTTVTPAGMRADFRSVDRVTTRGGAAYTQASFEVADGQRGLQRVG from the coding sequence ATGACCCTCAGCCGTCGCCACGTCCTCGCCGGTGGTCTCGCCGCCGGCACCGCCACGATCATCGCCACGCCCGCCTCCGCCAGCACCCTCACCGCTGCGGGACCGGTGCGGACCTCCCCCTTCGCCCTGGGTGTCGCCTCGGGTGATCCGACCCCGACCGGCGTCGTCCTGTGGACCCGGCTGGCGGTCGACCCGCTCGCCCCCGACGGCAAGGGCGGCATGCCGGGCCGCGACATCACGGTGCAGTGGGAGGTCGCCGACAACGATCGGATGCACCGTCCCGTCGCCCGCGGCGCGGTCCCCGCTCGGGCCGCCGACGCGCACAGCGTGCACGTCGAGGTCGAGGGCCTGCGGTCCGGCCGCGAGTACTGGTACCGCTTCCGCGTCGACGGCCACCTCAGCCCTGTCGGCCGCACCCGCACCGCACCGCGGCGCGACGAGATGCCGGCATCGCTCGCGATGTCCGCGGCCAGCTGCGCCAACTGGGAGGCGGGATTCTTCACCGCCTATCGCTACCTCGCCGACGACGTGCCGGATCTCGTGCTCCACCTCGGCGACTACCAGTACGAGGGCAAGGGCACCACCAACCCGGCCGCGCCGCGGGTCCACGCGGGCGACGAGACCGTGACCCTCGAGGGCTACCGCCTGCGGCACGCGCAGTACAAGACCGACCCCGACCTGCAGACCGCCCACGCCATCGCCCCGTGGCTCGTCGTCTGGGACGACCACGAGGTCGACAACAACTGGGCCGGCGGCGTCCCCCAGGACACCAAGGCGCCGGAGTGGAACGACACCCCCGAGCGCTTCCTCGCCCGGCGGGCCAATGCCTTCCGCGCCTACTACGAGAACATGCCGCTGCGCCGCTCCTCGATCCCCCGCGGCTCCGACATGCAGATCTACCGGCGCCTCGGCTGGGGCCGGCTGGCGAGCTTCCACATGCTCGACACGCGGCAGTACCGCGACGACCAGGCGTGCGACGACGGCTGGGACACCAACTGCGAGGCGGCACTCGACCCGAGCCGCACGATCACCGGCGCCGCGCAGGAGCAGTGGCTGCGAGAGGGACTCTCCCGCAGCGGTGCTCGCTGGGACTTCCTCGGCCAGCAGGTCTTCTTCGCGCAGCGCGACGGCAAGGTCGAGCAGGACCTGCTCCACACGAGCAACGACGCGTGGGACGGCTACGTCGGCTCGCGCGACCGCGTCACCCGCGCGTGGGTGGACGCCGGTGTGCGCAACCCCGTCGTCCTCACCGGTGACGTCCACAAGCACTGGGCCGCCGACATCAGGACCGACTACGCCGACCCCGACTCCCCCGTCGTCGGCACCGAGCTCGTCGCCTCGTCGATCACCTCGGGCGGCAACGGCAATGCCACGTGGTCGGACCCGATCATGGCGTGGAACCCGCACCTGAAGTTCTCCGGCGACCAGCGCGGCTACGTGCGCACGACGGTGACGCCGGCGGGGATGCGCGCGGACTTCCGCTCGGTCGACCGGGTGACGACGCGCGGTGGTGCCGCCTACACGCAGGCGAGCTTCGAGGTCGCGGACGGGCAGCGGGGGCTGCAGCGCGTGGGGTGA
- a CDS encoding MFS transporter — protein MRRLRGLLADTRPLQVPAYRRLFTAQIVTVIGAQLTIVTVPAQIYSMTGSSAYVGLTGIFGLVPLVVFGLYGGSLADHFDRRRILTVTTWGLIITSALFFVQAALGNTNVWLLLAIFSLQQAFFAVNQPTRSAVLPRIVPAELLPSANTLNMTVFTGGAIAGPLVGGALIPVLGFSWLYLADTICLFATLWAVISLPPLPVEAVAGSTPGLRSVLDGFVYLAGHPVLLMSFVVDLIAMIFGMPRALIPEMAHLDFGGPVDGGLAFAVLFAAMPAGAFLGGVMSGWVSRVERQGLAVVVAILVWGGAITGFGTAVALADGSAGLWLAVAVVFFAAGGAADVASAAFRSTMLQSSATDAMRGRLQGVFIVVVAGGPRVADVLHGLVAGQIGAATTTIVGGLLVIVLTLLASALVPAFARYRVPRG, from the coding sequence GTGCGTCGCCTCCGGGGCCTGCTGGCCGACACCCGCCCACTGCAGGTCCCGGCGTACCGTCGGCTCTTCACCGCGCAGATCGTCACCGTCATCGGGGCGCAGCTGACCATCGTCACCGTGCCCGCGCAGATCTACTCGATGACCGGCTCGAGTGCCTACGTCGGGCTGACCGGGATCTTCGGGCTGGTGCCCCTCGTCGTCTTCGGCCTCTACGGCGGGTCACTGGCCGATCACTTCGACCGGCGTCGGATCCTCACCGTGACGACGTGGGGCCTGATCATCACCTCGGCCCTGTTCTTCGTGCAGGCCGCGCTCGGCAACACCAATGTCTGGCTGCTGCTCGCAATCTTTTCCCTGCAGCAGGCCTTCTTCGCGGTCAACCAGCCGACCCGGTCGGCGGTCCTGCCACGCATCGTGCCGGCCGAGCTGCTCCCTTCGGCCAACACGCTCAACATGACGGTCTTCACCGGCGGTGCCATCGCCGGCCCGCTCGTCGGTGGCGCGCTCATCCCCGTGCTCGGCTTCTCCTGGCTCTACCTCGCCGACACGATCTGCCTCTTCGCGACCCTGTGGGCGGTCATCTCGCTGCCGCCGCTGCCGGTCGAGGCTGTCGCCGGGTCGACCCCGGGGCTGCGCTCGGTGCTCGACGGGTTCGTCTACCTCGCCGGGCACCCGGTGCTGCTCATGTCCTTCGTCGTCGACCTCATCGCGATGATCTTCGGCATGCCGCGAGCGCTCATCCCCGAGATGGCGCACCTCGACTTCGGCGGGCCGGTCGACGGTGGGCTGGCCTTCGCGGTGCTCTTCGCCGCCATGCCCGCCGGCGCCTTCCTCGGCGGGGTGATGTCCGGGTGGGTCTCGCGGGTGGAGCGGCAGGGCTTGGCCGTCGTCGTCGCGATCCTCGTGTGGGGTGGCGCGATCACCGGCTTCGGCACCGCGGTCGCCCTCGCCGACGGGTCGGCCGGCCTCTGGCTCGCCGTCGCCGTCGTCTTCTTCGCGGCCGGCGGTGCTGCCGACGTCGCCTCCGCGGCCTTCCGCTCGACGATGCTGCAGAGCTCGGCCACCGACGCGATGCGCGGTCGCCTGCAGGGTGTCTTCATCGTCGTCGTCGCCGGCGGCCCTCGCGTTGCCGACGTGCTCCACGGGCTCGTCGCCGGGCAGATCGGCGCGGCCACGACGACCATCGTCGGCGGCCTGCTCGTCATCGTCCTGACGCTGCTCGCCTCGGCGCTCGTGCCGGCCTTCGCGAGGTACCGGGTGCCGCGGGGCTGA
- a CDS encoding amino acid ABC transporter ATP-binding protein, translating into MSQPLVRAVQVRKSYGSNEVLKGIDMEVSPGEVVCLLGPSGSGKTTFLRCINQLEDIQAGRIFVDGDLMGYKVKGERLHRLKDKEIAAQRREIGMVFQRFNLFPHMTALENVMEAPVRVQRRAKGEVRAEALELLDKVGLGDKSSAYPGQLSGGQQQRVAIARALAMKPKLMLFDEPTSALDPELVGEVLEVMRDLAGQGMTMIVVTHEMAFARDVADRVVFMDGGVVVEQGTPSEVISNPQHARTKDFLRRLRAEHEKVAEAVADLG; encoded by the coding sequence GTGAGCCAGCCACTCGTGCGCGCGGTGCAGGTGCGCAAGTCCTACGGCAGCAACGAGGTGCTCAAGGGCATCGACATGGAGGTCTCCCCCGGCGAGGTCGTCTGCCTGCTCGGGCCCTCCGGCTCGGGCAAGACGACCTTCCTGCGGTGCATCAACCAGCTCGAGGACATCCAGGCCGGGCGAATCTTCGTCGACGGCGACCTCATGGGCTACAAGGTCAAGGGCGAGCGCCTGCACCGCCTGAAGGACAAGGAGATCGCCGCCCAGCGCCGCGAGATCGGCATGGTCTTCCAGCGGTTCAACCTCTTCCCCCACATGACGGCCCTCGAGAACGTCATGGAGGCTCCGGTGCGCGTGCAGCGTCGTGCGAAGGGAGAGGTCCGCGCCGAGGCGCTCGAGCTGCTCGACAAGGTGGGTCTCGGTGACAAGTCGAGCGCATACCCCGGTCAGCTCTCCGGTGGGCAGCAGCAGCGGGTCGCCATCGCCCGGGCCCTCGCGATGAAGCCCAAGCTCATGCTCTTCGACGAGCCGACCTCGGCCCTCGACCCCGAGCTCGTCGGCGAGGTCCTCGAGGTCATGCGCGACCTCGCCGGCCAGGGCATGACGATGATCGTCGTCACCCACGAGATGGCCTTCGCTCGCGACGTCGCCGACCGGGTCGTCTTCATGGACGGCGGGGTCGTCGTCGAGCAGGGCACCCCGAGCGAGGTCATCAGCAACCCGCAGCACGCGCGGACCAAGGACTTCCTGCGGCGGCTGCGTGCCGAGCACGAGAAGGTTGCCGAGGCGGTCGCCGACCTGGGGTGA
- a CDS encoding GAF domain-containing protein: protein MEPSERERARQRDAHLGACSKGDPPGRADVIASWRRVSAAGVDPGGRPRIAPLDEAEVQRRRTHHGLDRITSELTPYLQSVVDGGHLVVVTDADGHVLWRMGRPGVRRFADDLGFVPGSEWTEGNVGTNAIGTALVLGEPVHIQGSEHFVESHARWGCSAAPLRDPWTDEVVGVVDISGPRTAMHPSVLATAAMASRLASMELLERHRRSLEELRTGSGHVLTRVSSPAAVVDRAGHVAATSGLLTQRRVALPDDLQPGVVHLAGLGDVVVEPLPGGWLLRGGPAEGPLAPRAVLDLTAEPSIEVVAESGAWTRRLTPRHAELLLALVGAGDTGLTAAALADEVFADPSRVVTVRAEMSRLRRVLGGLLLARPYRVAPTVDLEVRWPPSGTQLLPGASAPVVMRARGALARA, encoded by the coding sequence ATGGAACCGAGCGAGCGGGAGCGTGCGCGGCAGCGCGACGCCCACCTCGGCGCGTGCTCGAAGGGCGATCCCCCCGGCCGCGCGGACGTCATCGCGTCGTGGCGAAGGGTGAGCGCCGCGGGGGTCGACCCCGGCGGACGGCCCCGCATCGCGCCCCTCGATGAGGCCGAGGTGCAGCGCCGCCGCACCCACCACGGGCTCGACCGCATCACCTCCGAGCTCACCCCCTACCTCCAGTCGGTCGTCGACGGCGGCCACCTCGTCGTCGTCACCGACGCCGACGGGCACGTGCTGTGGCGGATGGGCCGCCCCGGGGTGCGCCGCTTCGCCGACGACCTCGGCTTCGTCCCCGGCTCCGAGTGGACCGAGGGCAATGTCGGGACCAATGCCATCGGCACCGCCCTCGTCCTCGGCGAACCGGTGCACATCCAGGGCTCGGAGCACTTCGTCGAGTCACACGCCCGGTGGGGGTGCTCCGCCGCTCCGCTGCGCGACCCGTGGACCGACGAGGTCGTCGGGGTCGTCGACATCAGCGGTCCGCGCACGGCGATGCACCCGAGCGTGCTCGCGACCGCGGCCATGGCCTCCCGGCTCGCCTCGATGGAGCTGCTCGAGCGGCACCGCCGCTCCCTCGAGGAGCTGCGCACCGGGTCGGGCCACGTCCTCACCCGCGTCAGCAGCCCTGCCGCCGTCGTCGACCGCGCCGGGCACGTCGCCGCGACCTCCGGCCTGCTGACCCAGCGGCGGGTCGCCCTTCCCGACGACCTCCAGCCCGGCGTCGTCCACCTCGCCGGGCTCGGCGACGTCGTCGTCGAGCCGTTGCCCGGCGGCTGGCTCCTGCGCGGCGGGCCCGCCGAGGGCCCGCTCGCGCCGCGGGCCGTGCTCGACCTCACCGCCGAGCCGAGCATCGAGGTGGTCGCCGAGTCCGGCGCGTGGACGCGGCGGCTCACGCCCCGCCACGCCGAGCTTCTCCTCGCGCTCGTCGGCGCGGGCGACACGGGGCTGACCGCCGCGGCCCTCGCCGACGAGGTCTTCGCCGACCCGAGCAGGGTCGTCACGGTCCGCGCCGAGATGTCCCGGCTGCGGCGGGTGCTCGGCGGGCTGCTGCTCGCGCGCCCCTACCGAGTCGCCCCGACCGTCGACCTCGAGGTCCGGTGGCCGCCGAGCGGGACGCAGTTGCTGCCCGGAGCCAGCGCCCCCGTCGTCATGCGTGCGCGGGGGGCTCTGGCGCGGGCGTAG
- a CDS encoding cytochrome ubiquinol oxidase subunit I: MDVLDLARWQFAITTVYHFFFVPITIGLSAIVAWYHSRWIRTRDESHLRMAKFLGKLFTINFALGLVTGIVQEFQFGMNWSTYSRFVGDIFGAPLALEALLAFFLESTFLGLWIFGWGRIPERLHAACMWIVHIGTLLSAYFILAANSFMQHPVGYRINPETGRAEMADFVAILTNEVQLVAFPHVITACYLVGGALVLAVGLHKLRQTVTKGGPDTDRRMYRHAARLGAVVVLVSGLGVAISGDLQGKVMTEVQPMKMAAAEALYDTPPEGQCAPFSVLTVAGLGGEDPTHVIEIPCLLSFLGTGSFDGEVRGIADLEADYRASFGDDELTQADTYVPPIAMTYWNFRLMMATGFFAMAVGAWVLWATRKDRVPMQRWVFPIIVLTPLATVLGHSFGWIFTEVGRQPWVVFGEMATHTAVSPSVGASDVWTSMIVFTLLYGGLAVVEVRLLLSYIRAGAEPFEQPRLVEDDEPLEFAY, encoded by the coding sequence ATGGACGTCCTCGACCTCGCGCGGTGGCAGTTCGCGATCACCACCGTCTACCACTTCTTCTTCGTGCCGATCACGATCGGGCTCTCCGCGATCGTCGCCTGGTACCACTCGCGGTGGATCCGCACGCGGGACGAGTCCCACCTGCGGATGGCGAAGTTCCTCGGCAAGCTCTTCACGATCAACTTCGCCCTCGGCCTGGTCACCGGCATCGTCCAGGAGTTCCAGTTCGGCATGAACTGGAGCACCTACAGCCGCTTCGTCGGTGACATCTTCGGCGCGCCGCTGGCCCTCGAGGCGCTGCTCGCCTTCTTCCTCGAGTCGACCTTCCTCGGCCTGTGGATCTTCGGCTGGGGCCGCATCCCCGAGCGGCTGCACGCGGCCTGCATGTGGATCGTGCACATCGGCACCCTGCTGTCGGCCTACTTCATCCTCGCGGCCAACTCCTTCATGCAGCACCCCGTCGGCTACCGGATCAACCCCGAGACCGGTCGCGCCGAGATGGCCGACTTCGTCGCGATCCTCACCAACGAGGTCCAGCTCGTCGCCTTCCCCCACGTCATCACCGCCTGCTACCTCGTCGGTGGCGCCCTGGTCCTGGCCGTCGGGCTGCACAAGCTGCGCCAGACCGTGACGAAGGGGGGACCCGACACCGATCGCAGGATGTACCGACACGCGGCCCGCCTCGGTGCGGTCGTCGTCCTCGTCTCCGGTCTGGGTGTGGCCATCAGCGGTGACCTCCAGGGCAAGGTGATGACCGAGGTCCAGCCGATGAAGATGGCTGCGGCAGAGGCCCTTTACGACACCCCGCCCGAGGGCCAGTGCGCTCCCTTCTCCGTGCTGACCGTCGCCGGCCTCGGCGGCGAGGACCCCACGCACGTCATCGAGATCCCCTGCCTGCTCTCCTTCCTCGGCACCGGGAGCTTCGACGGGGAGGTCCGCGGCATCGCCGACCTCGAGGCCGACTACCGGGCGAGCTTCGGCGACGACGAGCTGACGCAGGCCGACACCTACGTCCCACCGATCGCCATGACCTACTGGAACTTCCGCCTGATGATGGCCACCGGGTTCTTCGCCATGGCCGTCGGGGCCTGGGTCCTGTGGGCCACGCGCAAGGACCGGGTGCCGATGCAGCGGTGGGTCTTCCCCATCATCGTGCTCACCCCCCTCGCGACCGTCCTCGGGCACAGCTTCGGCTGGATCTTCACCGAGGTCGGCCGCCAGCCGTGGGTCGTCTTCGGCGAGATGGCCACGCACACGGCCGTCTCCCCTTCGGTCGGCGCCTCTGACGTGTGGACGTCGATGATCGTCTTCACCCTGCTCTACGGAGGCCTGGCCGTCGTCGAGGTCCGACTCCTCCTCTCCTACATCCGCGCGGGCGCCGAGCCCTTCGAGCAGCCACGCCTCGTCGAGGACGACGAGCCGCTCGAGTTCGCCTACTGA
- a CDS encoding NAD(P)/FAD-dependent oxidoreductase, with the protein MTEQQTTTATERATAWFGALEAALTAQDVAAAADLFATESYWRDLVAFSWNLVTVEHREGVSELLESTARATAARSFALSEEATEEDGVITAWFTFETAVGRGRGLARLVTEDGEDRAWTFLTTLYELKGHEEPRGEYRPKGAEHGVDPQRLSWKEKREAEDAAMGVSTQPYVLVVGGGQGGIALGARLRQLGVPSLVLDRNERPGDQWRQRYKSLCLHDPVWYDHLPYLKFPDNWPVFAPKDKIGDWLESYTKIMEVPYWGSTTVKSASYDEAKGEWTVEIDRDGQAMTLRPTQLVLATGMSGKPNVPTVPGQDIFRGEQHHSSQHTGPDRYTGKKVVVIGSNNSAFDICGALWEHGADVTMVQRSSTHIVKSASLMEIGLGDLYSERALAAGMTTEKADLVFASLPYRIMHEFQIPLYDKMKQVDADFYARLEAAGFDLDFGDDGSGLFLKYLRRGSGYYIDVGAAELVADGSVKLVKGQLDHLTEDAVVLADGTELEADLVVYATGYGSMNGWAADLISQEVADKVGKVWGLGSDTTKDPGPWEGEQRNMWKPTQQENLWFHGGNLHQSRHYSLYLALQLKARHVGLDTPVHALAPVHHLG; encoded by the coding sequence ATGACCGAGCAGCAGACGACGACGGCGACCGAGCGGGCAACGGCCTGGTTCGGTGCCCTCGAGGCGGCCCTCACGGCGCAGGACGTGGCGGCGGCCGCAGATCTCTTCGCCACCGAGAGCTATTGGCGAGATCTCGTCGCCTTCTCGTGGAACCTCGTCACCGTAGAGCACCGGGAGGGGGTGAGCGAGCTGCTCGAGAGCACGGCGCGTGCGACCGCGGCTCGCAGCTTCGCCCTCTCCGAGGAGGCGACCGAGGAGGACGGGGTGATCACCGCCTGGTTCACCTTCGAGACCGCGGTCGGCCGCGGCCGCGGGCTCGCCCGGCTCGTCACCGAGGACGGCGAGGACCGCGCCTGGACCTTCCTCACCACCCTCTACGAGCTCAAGGGCCACGAGGAGCCGCGCGGCGAGTACCGGCCGAAGGGGGCCGAGCACGGCGTCGACCCACAGCGCCTCAGCTGGAAGGAGAAGCGCGAGGCCGAGGACGCGGCGATGGGCGTGAGCACCCAGCCCTACGTCCTCGTCGTCGGCGGCGGACAGGGCGGCATCGCCCTCGGCGCCCGGCTGCGCCAGCTCGGGGTGCCCTCGCTCGTGCTCGACCGCAACGAGCGACCCGGCGACCAGTGGCGGCAGCGCTACAAGTCCCTCTGCCTGCACGACCCGGTCTGGTACGACCACCTGCCGTACCTGAAGTTCCCCGACAACTGGCCGGTCTTCGCCCCCAAGGACAAGATCGGCGACTGGCTGGAGAGCTACACGAAGATCATGGAGGTGCCCTACTGGGGCTCCACGACGGTCAAGAGCGCCAGCTACGACGAGGCGAAGGGGGAGTGGACCGTCGAGATCGACCGCGACGGTCAGGCGATGACCCTCCGGCCGACGCAGCTCGTCCTCGCGACCGGCATGTCGGGCAAGCCCAACGTGCCGACCGTGCCCGGTCAGGACATCTTCCGCGGCGAGCAGCACCATTCGTCGCAGCACACGGGACCGGACCGGTACACCGGCAAGAAGGTCGTCGTCATCGGGTCCAACAACTCCGCCTTCGACATCTGCGGCGCGCTGTGGGAGCACGGAGCCGACGTGACGATGGTGCAGCGCTCGTCGACGCACATCGTCAAGAGCGCGAGTCTCATGGAGATCGGTCTCGGTGACCTCTACTCCGAGCGGGCGCTCGCGGCGGGGATGACGACGGAGAAGGCCGACCTCGTCTTCGCGTCACTGCCCTACCGGATCATGCACGAGTTCCAGATCCCGCTCTACGACAAGATGAAGCAGGTCGACGCCGACTTCTACGCGCGGCTCGAGGCGGCCGGCTTCGACCTCGACTTCGGTGACGACGGCTCGGGGCTCTTCCTCAAGTACCTGCGGCGCGGGTCCGGCTACTACATCGACGTCGGCGCGGCCGAGCTCGTCGCCGACGGCAGCGTCAAGCTCGTCAAGGGCCAGCTCGACCACCTCACCGAGGACGCGGTGGTCCTCGCCGACGGCACCGAGCTCGAGGCCGACCTCGTCGTCTACGCGACGGGCTACGGCTCGATGAACGGCTGGGCTGCCGACCTCATCAGCCAGGAGGTCGCGGACAAGGTCGGCAAAGTCTGGGGTCTCGGCTCGGACACGACCAAGGACCCGGGCCCCTGGGAGGGCGAGCAGCGCAACATGTGGAAGCCGACGCAGCAGGAGAACCTGTGGTTCCACGGCGGCAACCTGCACCAGTCGCGGCACTACTCGCTCTACCTCGCCCTGCAGCTCAAGGCCCGGCACGTCGGGCTCGACACCCCGGTCCACGCCCTGGCGCCGGTCCACCACCTCGGGTGA
- a CDS encoding amino acid ABC transporter permease, protein MSGTSSAAVPPSAGEGGTAPVSEEAGPIDAVPVRHPGRWVALVVIAVIFAMIISSFVTNPRWDWPFAFQVMNYSPVLEGLLKGTILATIGSMVIGVTLGIVIGVMRLSDNPVLKFVGFLYTWFFRGIPRLVLVVLFGTGIGYLYPRFDIGPFPFSQQLAGWLGLSSDLTLFTFNVNQISSSLIWGIIAMGLSEAAYMAEIARAGIMSVDEGQREAAAALGMKPSLSMRRVILPQAMRVIIPPTGNETIAMLKDTSLLMALPLSTELFFQAQAIGNRTLKIMPTLMAACLWYLIITSVLMVGQYFLERHFGRGYGNTRTQIRTETTRTRLMGLTIGGGK, encoded by the coding sequence ATGTCCGGCACGAGCAGCGCGGCGGTCCCCCCTTCGGCAGGCGAAGGGGGGACCGCCCCCGTGTCCGAGGAGGCCGGCCCCATCGACGCCGTCCCGGTCCGTCACCCCGGCCGGTGGGTGGCGCTCGTGGTCATCGCGGTGATCTTCGCGATGATCATCAGCAGCTTCGTCACGAACCCGCGGTGGGACTGGCCCTTCGCCTTCCAGGTGATGAACTACTCCCCGGTCCTCGAGGGACTGCTCAAGGGCACGATCCTCGCGACGATCGGGTCCATGGTCATCGGCGTCACCCTCGGCATCGTCATCGGCGTCATGAGGCTCTCCGACAACCCGGTGCTGAAGTTCGTCGGCTTCCTCTACACCTGGTTCTTCCGCGGGATCCCGCGCCTGGTGCTCGTCGTCCTCTTCGGCACGGGCATCGGATACCTCTACCCGCGCTTCGACATCGGGCCCTTCCCCTTCAGCCAGCAGCTCGCCGGCTGGCTGGGCCTGAGCAGCGACCTGACGCTCTTCACCTTCAACGTCAACCAGATCAGCAGCTCGCTCATCTGGGGCATCATCGCCATGGGCCTGTCGGAGGCCGCCTACATGGCCGAGATCGCCCGCGCCGGCATCATGTCGGTCGACGAGGGCCAGCGTGAGGCCGCCGCCGCGCTCGGCATGAAGCCGAGCCTGTCGATGCGGCGCGTCATCCTGCCGCAAGCGATGCGCGTCATCATCCCGCCGACGGGCAACGAGACGATCGCGATGCTCAAGGACACCTCGCTGCTCATGGCGCTGCCGCTGAGCACCGAGCTCTTCTTCCAGGCGCAGGCCATCGGCAACCGGACGCTGAAGATCATGCCGACGCTCATGGCCGCCTGCCTCTGGTACCTGATCATCACGTCGGTCCTCATGGTCGGGCAGTACTTCCTCGAGCGGCACTTCGGTCGCGGCTACGGCAACACGCGCACCCAGATCAGGACCGAGACCACCCGCACCCGCCTCATGGGCCTGACGATCGGAGGCGGCAAGTGA